One genomic window of Methanosarcina acetivorans C2A includes the following:
- a CDS encoding DUF3344 domain-containing protein produces the protein MQAGSIKRKGDRRLPCRIRKNPIINAGCKAKIRHFDRTEKSRCKNRFGDRKKKLGKVGNILSLTAGICLLITLFCGLAAPSALAQSPENNGYVGDKPLELYSHDTVQGDLFYTIGNSYYSGKVYPGDVYSVIHNVNLPEGATVKFARLYVYWTWSAEGITGKYPEMSLSFNGESPEPEREYSDRKGWGIYDYPTGTWAYDVSAYVPGSGTFSTEIENTGSGIPYVCFDGVGLLIVYTDPNGKYMEYWIGEGADELNSQMDENGNPLYYASPNQTICEMLRPTLQFPVRSATLWTIIQSGNWEDNVLLINGNEFPGICNGKPYPDLDIDTREVKDYLKSGENSILFQAVGDYVVPSGSFLVVEKDSLTEEAQEDSQEDSQEDSQTEDVQASSEENSENPEASGIENPGDETESAPGFELVSTLAFLAGGKLAAGHRKQNTRK, from the coding sequence ATGCAAGCCGGAAGTATAAAGCGTAAAGGGGACCGAAGGCTTCCCTGCAGAATCAGGAAGAATCCAATAATAAATGCAGGATGTAAAGCAAAAATCAGGCATTTTGACAGAACGGAAAAAAGCAGGTGCAAAAACAGGTTCGGAGACAGGAAGAAAAAGCTCGGCAAGGTAGGGAATATACTATCTCTAACTGCCGGAATATGTCTCCTGATTACATTATTCTGCGGGTTGGCGGCTCCTTCTGCCCTGGCCCAGTCTCCTGAGAACAATGGATATGTGGGAGACAAACCTCTTGAATTATACAGCCATGATACGGTTCAGGGAGACCTCTTCTATACGATAGGAAATAGCTACTACAGTGGGAAAGTCTATCCCGGAGATGTGTATTCTGTAATACATAACGTAAACTTGCCTGAGGGAGCGACCGTGAAATTTGCAAGGCTCTATGTCTACTGGACCTGGAGTGCCGAAGGGATCACCGGGAAGTATCCCGAGATGAGCCTGAGCTTTAACGGGGAAAGCCCTGAACCTGAACGGGAATACAGTGACAGGAAAGGCTGGGGCATTTATGATTATCCCACGGGTACCTGGGCTTATGATGTGAGTGCGTACGTTCCCGGTTCGGGCACTTTTAGCACGGAAATTGAAAACACGGGCTCAGGTATTCCTTATGTCTGTTTTGACGGGGTGGGGCTGCTTATTGTATATACGGACCCTAACGGGAAGTATATGGAATACTGGATAGGGGAAGGGGCTGACGAACTCAATTCCCAGATGGATGAAAACGGAAATCCGCTTTACTATGCTAGCCCAAACCAGACAATATGTGAAATGCTCAGGCCCACTCTGCAGTTTCCTGTTCGCAGTGCGACGCTCTGGACGATCATTCAGTCCGGGAACTGGGAAGATAATGTCCTTCTGATTAATGGGAACGAATTCCCCGGAATCTGCAATGGTAAGCCTTACCCTGACCTGGATATTGACACAAGAGAAGTAAAGGACTACCTGAAATCCGGAGAAAATTCCATCCTTTTCCAGGCTGTAGGAGATTATGTGGTGCCTTCGGGGTCCTTCCTGGTGGTTGAAAAAGACTCTCTGACAGAAGAAGCACAGGAAGATTCGCAGGAAGATTCACAGGAAGATTCGCAGACAGAAGATGTGCAGGCCTCTTCAGAGGAAAACTCTGAAAACCCGGAAGCTTCCGGCATAGAAAATCCAGGAGATGAAACAGAAAGTGCTCCCGGATTCGAATTAGTTTCTACTCTTGCCTTTTTGGCAGGAGGAAAACTTGCTGCAGGTCACCGAAAGCAGAATACCCGAAAATGA